Proteins encoded in a region of the Paenibacillus pedocola genome:
- the whiA gene encoding DNA-binding protein WhiA, producing MSFAALTKKELTMVESQPCCEKAEMSALIRMNGSVQLSSKKVVLDISTENAAIARRVYSLLKKYYQVHIELLVRKKMRLKKNNVYIVRIPNRVQEILKDLRIVSEGFIFTDGIDEEIVGKNCCKRAYLRGAFMAGGSVNNPEGSSYHLEIASMYEEHCKALVELAGEFHLNARCIERKKGFILYIKEGEKIIEFLSLIGAHQALFKFEDVRIMRDMRNSVNRIVNCETANLNKTISAAVRQIENIKLLQREVGLESLPDKLREVAEIRLAHPDINLKEVGEMLKGTVSKSGVNHRLRKIDELADKVRGG from the coding sequence TTGTCTTTTGCGGCCCTTACCAAAAAAGAGCTGACGATGGTGGAGAGCCAGCCATGCTGCGAGAAGGCAGAGATGTCAGCGCTGATCCGGATGAACGGTTCTGTGCAGCTTTCGAGCAAAAAGGTGGTTCTTGACATCTCGACGGAGAACGCCGCGATTGCAAGGCGGGTATATTCTTTGCTTAAGAAATATTACCAGGTCCATATCGAGCTGCTCGTGCGTAAAAAAATGCGTTTGAAGAAGAATAACGTCTATATTGTCCGAATTCCAAACCGCGTGCAGGAAATCCTGAAGGACCTGCGGATTGTCTCCGAAGGCTTCATCTTTACCGATGGGATCGATGAGGAGATCGTAGGGAAGAACTGCTGCAAACGGGCGTACCTCCGCGGAGCTTTTATGGCCGGCGGATCGGTGAACAATCCCGAGGGTTCCTCCTACCATTTGGAAATCGCCTCCATGTATGAAGAGCACTGCAAAGCGCTGGTGGAGCTGGCTGGTGAATTTCACCTGAACGCCCGCTGCATAGAGCGCAAGAAAGGCTTTATTCTATACATTAAGGAAGGCGAGAAGATCATCGAGTTCCTGAGCCTGATCGGTGCGCATCAAGCGCTGTTCAAGTTTGAGGATGTGCGGATTATGCGCGATATGCGCAATTCCGTGAACCGGATCGTCAACTGCGAAACGGCTAACCTGAACAAAACGATCAGCGCTGCGGTACGGCAGATTGAGAACATTAAGCTGCTGCAGCGCGAGGTGGGTCTGGAGAGTCTGCCGGATAAGCTCCGCGAGGTTGCGGAAATCAGACTGGCGCATCCGGACATTAATCTCAAGGAAGTGGGCGAAATGCTCAAGGGAACGGTCAGTAAATCGGGAGTAAATCACCGTTTGCGCAAAATTGATGAGCTGGCGGATAAAGTCCGCGGAGGCTGA
- a CDS encoding gluconeogenesis factor YvcK family protein: protein MGGGTGLSVMLRGLKEKPLDITAIVTVADDGGSSGILRSELQMPPPGDIRNVLTAMADVEPLMEQIMKYRFSTGEGLAGHSLGNLILAALTDISGDFVTAVRELSRVFAVRGRVLPAAGDAVVLHAEMADGTIITGESKIPEAGGRIKRVFLEPADVEPLPEALEAIRNADAILCGPGSLYTSILPNLLVPKLAEAVVESKAIKIFVCNVMTQPGETDNYTVSDHLQAVYDHIGLHLFDYVIVNDGEIPEQVQVKYAEKGARPVLLDRDVLDGNGYKVIADKLVLFKTYLRHDTDKLSHHIYQLVEDWISR from the coding sequence ATGGGCGGAGGTACGGGACTATCTGTCATGCTTCGCGGGTTGAAGGAAAAGCCGCTCGATATCACAGCAATAGTGACTGTGGCAGATGACGGAGGCAGCTCCGGGATTCTGCGGAGCGAGCTGCAAATGCCGCCTCCAGGTGATATCCGCAACGTCCTGACAGCAATGGCCGATGTAGAGCCGCTGATGGAACAGATTATGAAATACCGCTTCAGCACCGGAGAAGGACTGGCCGGGCATAGCCTCGGCAATCTGATTCTGGCGGCGCTTACGGACATCTCCGGTGATTTTGTCACCGCTGTCCGTGAGCTTAGCCGGGTATTCGCCGTCCGCGGACGGGTACTGCCCGCTGCGGGTGATGCCGTTGTGCTGCACGCTGAAATGGCTGACGGTACCATTATTACCGGAGAGTCCAAAATACCGGAAGCCGGAGGCCGGATCAAACGTGTCTTTTTGGAGCCGGCTGATGTGGAACCGCTGCCGGAGGCGCTGGAGGCGATCCGGAATGCAGACGCCATTCTTTGCGGGCCAGGCAGCTTGTATACGAGTATTCTGCCCAATCTGCTCGTACCGAAGCTGGCGGAAGCCGTTGTGGAGTCGAAAGCGATCAAAATCTTTGTCTGCAATGTGATGACCCAGCCTGGAGAGACCGACAATTACACCGTAAGCGACCATCTTCAAGCCGTGTACGACCATATCGGCCTGCATTTGTTCGATTATGTTATTGTCAACGACGGGGAGATTCCGGAGCAGGTACAGGTCAAATACGCCGAAAAGGGTGCGCGACCGGTGCTGCTTGACCGCGACGTGCTCGACGGCAACGGCTATAAGGTTATTGCAGATAAGCTGGTACTATTCAAGACCTATTTAAGGCATGATACGGATAAGCTCAGTCATCACATCTACCAGCTGGTGGAGGACTGGATATCCAGATAG